In the genome of Paracoccus tegillarcae, one region contains:
- the cobS gene encoding adenosylcobinamide-GDP ribazoletransferase, translating to MMRPVDLWHQLILALVFLTRLPLGFLLPEEEVPLSRALWAFPLAGAAVGAISALPLFLPGPPLVTATLAVVLAIWLTGGLHEDGLADFTDGMGGQTRDERLAIMRDPAVGSYGTLALLGCVILRIVSIAALGPLALIGAAAAGRSAMVLAASVLPPARPDGLGRAAARVGRDQLWAAGLIGAVLLAISGPAALAGIIAGLLVTGLVIRLARDRLGGQTGDVLGTVAILTETAVLASFALCA from the coding sequence ATGATGCGCCCCGTCGATCTCTGGCATCAACTGATCCTGGCGCTGGTCTTTTTGACCCGGCTGCCGCTTGGCTTTCTTCTGCCCGAAGAAGAGGTGCCGCTGTCGCGTGCCCTATGGGCCTTTCCGCTGGCCGGGGCCGCAGTGGGCGCGATCTCGGCGCTGCCGCTTTTCCTGCCCGGCCCGCCGCTGGTCACCGCCACGCTGGCCGTGGTTCTGGCGATCTGGCTGACCGGCGGGCTGCATGAGGACGGGCTGGCCGATTTCACCGATGGCATGGGCGGGCAAACCCGTGATGAGCGGCTGGCCATCATGCGCGATCCTGCAGTTGGCAGCTACGGCACGCTGGCCTTGCTGGGATGTGTCATCCTGCGCATCGTCAGCATCGCGGCACTTGGACCACTGGCCTTGATCGGCGCGGCGGCCGCCGGCCGGTCGGCCATGGTTCTGGCGGCATCGGTCCTGCCGCCGGCGCGGCCCGACGGTCTGGGGCGCGCGGCGGCGCGCGTCGGGCGCGATCAGCTATGGGCGGCCGGGCTGATCGGAGCGGTTCTGTTGGCCATCTCGGGCCCCGCGGCGCTGGCCGGAATCATCGCAGGGCTGCTGGTTACGGGGCTGGTGATCCGTCTGGCCCGAGACCGCCTGGGTGGCCAAACGGGCGACGTGTTGGGCACCGTTGCCATTCTGACCGAGACCGCCGTTCTGGCCAGTTTCGCACTCTGTGCCTGA
- a CDS encoding TRAP transporter large permease, translated as MIELIAHNLAPIMFFSMVLFLLFGYPIAFALAANGLLFYVIGVELTPYANGQINLSWNLLSALPERLWGIMKNDIFLAIPFFTFMGIVLEKSGMAEDLLDTIGQLFGPVRGGLAYAVVIVGALLAATTGVVAASVMAMGLISLPIMLRYRYDRGIATGVIAASGTLAQIVPPSLVLIVLADQLGRSVGDMYKGALYPALLLTGFYLFYIFVVSLLRPDAMPALPKEARNLGKGVTSLIIALAIAVLVFFGMRYWMRADGVLNAGIWSAVIAAAVMFTLAMLNNWLRLNLLSHLAQRVIFVLIPPLSLIFLVLGTIFLGIATPTEGGAMGAVGALLLAIIKRRLTYSVMRQALVGTTRLSSFVMFILIGATVFSLTFYAINGQIWVKDLLIALPGGQLGFLLAVSLLIFILGFFLDFFEIAFVIVPLLVPAVNHLGIDMIWFGVILAMVLQTSFLTPPVGFALFYLRSITARKPYTDSVTGEVIEPVTTVQIYRGAVKFVGLQLVMLGIVISFPGLVTHYKEQPVRAATERVQIPSFGGSSGQGGQSGLGGLGGSPFGAPSGETSSGGGLGGGLGNGLGGSPFGAPSSDQGSATEAPAGSSGGLGGGLGNALPGTPNFGGSPSQPAETAPAAPEPAPEPAAPAAPSSGGGMGSGLGGPPPGLGGN; from the coding sequence ATGATCGAGCTGATTGCTCATAACCTTGCACCGATCATGTTCTTTTCGATGGTGCTGTTCTTGCTGTTTGGCTATCCGATCGCCTTTGCGCTGGCCGCCAACGGTCTGCTGTTCTACGTGATCGGCGTTGAGCTGACACCCTATGCCAATGGCCAGATCAACCTCAGCTGGAACCTGCTATCGGCACTGCCCGAGCGGTTATGGGGGATCATGAAGAACGATATCTTCCTGGCCATTCCCTTCTTTACCTTCATGGGCATCGTGCTTGAAAAATCCGGCATGGCAGAGGATCTGCTGGACACGATCGGGCAATTGTTCGGCCCCGTGCGCGGCGGTCTGGCTTATGCGGTCGTCATCGTCGGCGCGTTGCTGGCGGCCACGACCGGTGTGGTTGCCGCATCGGTGATGGCCATGGGACTGATCTCGCTGCCGATCATGCTGCGGTATCGTTACGACCGCGGCATCGCCACCGGCGTCATTGCGGCATCGGGTACATTGGCACAGATTGTGCCGCCCAGCCTGGTGCTGATCGTTCTGGCTGACCAGTTGGGTCGCTCGGTCGGGGACATGTACAAGGGTGCGCTCTACCCCGCGCTGCTGCTGACGGGATTCTATCTGTTCTATATCTTCGTCGTCAGCCTGCTGCGGCCCGACGCCATGCCGGCCCTGCCGAAAGAGGCGCGAAACCTGGGCAAGGGCGTCACCTCGCTGATCATTGCACTGGCAATCGCCGTTCTGGTCTTTTTCGGTATGCGCTACTGGATGCGCGCAGACGGCGTTCTGAATGCAGGCATCTGGTCGGCGGTGATTGCGGCTGCGGTCATGTTCACACTGGCGATGCTGAACAACTGGCTGCGCCTGAACCTGCTGTCCCATCTGGCGCAGAGGGTGATCTTTGTCCTGATCCCGCCGTTGAGCCTGATCTTTCTGGTGCTGGGCACGATCTTTCTGGGCATCGCGACACCGACCGAAGGCGGGGCAATGGGCGCAGTCGGCGCGCTGTTGCTGGCGATCATCAAGCGCCGCCTGACCTATAGCGTCATGCGTCAGGCGCTGGTTGGCACGACCCGGCTGTCATCCTTCGTCATGTTCATCCTGATCGGCGCCACGGTCTTTTCGCTGACCTTTTACGCCATCAACGGTCAGATCTGGGTCAAGGATCTGCTGATCGCCTTGCCCGGTGGGCAACTGGGCTTTCTGCTCGCGGTATCGTTGCTCATCTTTATCCTCGGCTTCTTCCTGGATTTCTTCGAGATCGCCTTTGTGATCGTGCCGCTGCTGGTGCCTGCAGTGAACCATCTGGGCATCGACATGATCTGGTTCGGGGTCATTCTGGCGATGGTCCTGCAAACCAGCTTTCTGACGCCGCCCGTGGGTTTTGCGCTGTTCTATCTGCGTTCCATCACGGCGCGGAAACCCTATACCGACAGCGTCACGGGCGAAGTGATCGAGCCGGTTACAACCGTCCAGATCTATCGCGGTGCGGTCAAGTTCGTCGGACTGCAACTGGTGATGCTGGGGATCGTCATTTCCTTCCCCGGATTGGTGACGCATTACAAGGAACAGCCAGTCCGCGCGGCAACTGAGCGGGTTCAGATCCCCAGCTTTGGCGGATCCTCTGGTCAGGGGGGACAATCCGGCCTTGGTGGGCTGGGCGGATCGCCGTTCGGCGCGCCTTCGGGTGAGACATCAAGCGGCGGCGGCCTGGGCGGCGGATTGGGCAATGGCTTGGGCGGATCGCCCTTTGGTGCCCCGTCGAGCGATCAGGGCTCGGCAACCGAAGCGCCAGCGGGCAGTTCAGGCGGCCTTGGTGGTGGGCTTGGCAATGCCCTGCCGGGAACCCCCAACTTCGGCGGCAGCCCGTCGCAACCGGCAGAGACTGCGCCCGCCGCACCTGAACCTGCGCCGGAACCAGCAGCACCAGCAGCGCCCTCGAGCGGTGGCGGAATGGGCAGCGGCCTTGGCGGACCGCCACCAGGGTTGGGCGGCAACTGA
- a CDS encoding TRAP transporter small permease subunit: MSGLLALSRGIDRMNTFIGKNVSWLILIAVLVSAINAVVRKVFSISSNAWLELQWYLYGTAFLLAAAYTLLENEHIRIDIVYGRWSRRVQHWIDLAGHLLFLMPFTTLVLYLTYPWVMRSIRLQEISMNAGGLILWPAKLMLLLGFGLLFLQGVSEIIKKIAVMRGVIPDHVDHLDSHSRMAEEAAGIDSHDRTEQEGPRT; this comes from the coding sequence ATGAGCGGCCTTCTGGCGCTGTCGCGCGGCATTGACCGAATGAATACGTTCATCGGCAAGAACGTTTCCTGGCTGATCCTGATCGCAGTACTTGTCAGCGCGATCAACGCCGTGGTCCGCAAGGTGTTCAGCATCTCATCAAATGCCTGGCTGGAACTGCAATGGTATCTCTATGGCACGGCCTTCCTGCTGGCAGCGGCCTATACGCTGCTTGAGAACGAACATATCCGCATCGACATCGTTTACGGGCGCTGGTCGCGGCGCGTGCAGCATTGGATCGACCTTGCGGGGCACCTGCTGTTCCTGATGCCCTTCACCACGCTGGTGCTGTACCTGACCTACCCTTGGGTCATGCGGTCCATCCGCCTTCAGGAAATCTCGATGAATGCGGGCGGGCTGATCCTGTGGCCGGCCAAGCTGATGCTGCTGCTCGGCTTTGGCCTGCTGTTCCTGCAGGGTGTCTCTGAAATCATAAAGAAAATCGCCGTCATGCGCGGCGTTATCCCTGATCACGTCGATCATCTGGATAGCCATTCCCGTATGGCCGAAGAGGCTGCGGGCATCGACAGTCACGATAGGACCGAACAGGAAGGCCCGCGCACATGA
- the cobU gene encoding bifunctional adenosylcobinamide kinase/adenosylcobinamide-phosphate guanylyltransferase — protein MTKPVRITLVTGGARSGKSALAERLMARHDRPSIYIATAESGDAEMADRIALHQHRRGANWQTIEAPRDLIGALNATDGQGARLVDCLTLWLANCGAAVDIEGLVSTLRHQRDPVVLVTNELGGGIVPANAMARDFRDRHGWMNQAMAEAADQVWMAVCGQPMRIKPGRDSDDIL, from the coding sequence ATGACGAAACCTGTGCGCATTACCCTGGTTACTGGCGGCGCCCGTTCGGGCAAATCGGCACTGGCCGAGCGTCTGATGGCGCGTCATGACCGCCCGTCGATCTATATCGCCACCGCCGAATCGGGCGATGCGGAAATGGCGGACAGAATCGCGCTGCATCAGCACCGACGCGGTGCCAACTGGCAGACGATCGAGGCACCGCGCGATTTGATCGGTGCCCTGAATGCGACGGACGGGCAGGGCGCGCGGCTGGTTGATTGCCTGACCCTGTGGCTGGCCAATTGCGGTGCGGCAGTCGATATCGAAGGCCTGGTTTCGACGTTGCGTCACCAGCGCGATCCGGTCGTGCTGGTCACCAACGAACTGGGCGGTGGAATAGTCCCGGCCAATGCTATGGCGCGCGATTTCCGCGACCGGCATGGCTGGATGAATCAGGCCATGGCAGAGGCCGCCGATCAGGTCTGGATGGCCGTCTGCGGACAGCCGATGCGGATCAAGCCGGGACGGGACAGCGATGACATCCTTTGA
- a CDS encoding TRAP transporter substrate-binding protein: MPNHNKLDRRAFLNRTALGGAAATAGTVLAAPAIAQEMPQINWRMVSSFPTSLDTIYGGGEQIADRLRETTDGKFDIQVFAAGELVPGLEAISSVTDGTVECAHSVGYYNWGKDPAFAPGADLPFLLSARAKAAYNYYGGGIELYNEFLAQYGLVSFPGGNSGVQMGGWFRKEINTLDDLKGLKMRIGGLAGMVLERLGVVPQQIAGGDVYASLEKGTIDAAEWIGPYDDAKLGFQKVAPYYYYPGFWEGGPTVGFFIGKEHWDALPATYQALVRNCTQATDMAMVAKYDYVNPPALKQLIGDGAQLRAFSEPVLSAAFDAALQVYDEISAENEWFKRQWEAVQPYRDDWYLYAQTSEYTFDTFMMIQQRQGKLTPSGG; this comes from the coding sequence ATGCCAAATCACAACAAGCTCGACCGCCGCGCATTTCTGAACCGCACGGCCCTGGGGGGCGCTGCGGCGACCGCAGGCACCGTTTTGGCCGCGCCTGCCATCGCGCAGGAAATGCCACAAATCAACTGGCGGATGGTGTCGTCCTTCCCCACCTCGCTGGACACCATCTATGGCGGCGGCGAACAGATCGCCGACCGCCTGCGCGAGACCACCGATGGCAAATTCGACATTCAGGTCTTTGCCGCGGGTGAATTGGTGCCGGGCCTCGAAGCGATCAGTTCGGTCACCGACGGCACCGTGGAATGCGCCCATTCGGTCGGCTATTACAACTGGGGCAAGGACCCCGCATTCGCCCCGGGCGCCGACCTGCCCTTTCTGTTAAGCGCACGCGCCAAGGCGGCCTATAACTATTACGGCGGCGGGATCGAGCTATATAACGAATTCCTTGCCCAATACGGACTGGTCTCGTTCCCCGGCGGCAATTCGGGCGTCCAGATGGGCGGCTGGTTTCGCAAGGAAATCAATACACTCGACGACCTGAAAGGGCTGAAGATGCGCATCGGCGGGCTGGCCGGAATGGTGCTGGAACGGCTTGGTGTGGTGCCGCAGCAGATCGCGGGTGGCGATGTTTATGCCTCGCTTGAGAAAGGCACGATCGATGCTGCCGAATGGATCGGCCCCTATGACGACGCGAAGCTGGGTTTTCAGAAGGTCGCACCTTATTACTACTACCCGGGTTTCTGGGAGGGCGGGCCAACCGTTGGCTTCTTCATCGGCAAGGAGCACTGGGACGCATTGCCGGCGACTTATCAGGCGCTGGTGCGAAACTGCACGCAGGCAACCGATATGGCGATGGTGGCAAAGTATGACTATGTGAACCCGCCGGCCTTGAAGCAACTGATCGGGGACGGCGCGCAACTGCGGGCCTTCAGCGAACCGGTTCTCAGCGCCGCATTCGATGCGGCACTGCAGGTCTATGATGAAATCTCGGCCGAAAATGAATGGTTCAAGCGTCAGTGGGAGGCCGTTCAGCCCTATCGCGATGACTGGTATTTGTATGCCCAGACCAGCGAATATACCTTTGATACCTTCATGATGATCCAGCAGCGGCAGGGTAAGCTGACACCCTCTGGCGGTTGA
- the cobT gene encoding nicotinate-nucleotide--dimethylbenzimidazole phosphoribosyltransferase gives MTSFDEGAAARAHDRQNSLTKPPGSLGRLEDLAIFLAGWQRRDRPRLDHAQALVFAGNHGIVAQGVNPFPAEVTALMVQNFHQGGAAINQLCAVAGAALTVVPLSLDQPTADFTQGPAMTADEVASAMQAGADAVDPTADVLLLGEMGIGNSTVAAALAAASFGGDGRDWVGPGTGAEGEVLSAKIRAVGAGLARHSPDDTRGTLAAFGGREQAAICGAVLRARELGVPVILDGFICTAAAAVLTRDDPQALDHCLIGHESAEPGHRRLIAALGAQPILSLDMRLGEGSGAAVALMVLRGAVACHNGMATFAEAGFG, from the coding sequence ATGACATCCTTTGACGAAGGCGCGGCCGCGCGCGCGCATGATCGCCAGAACAGCCTGACAAAGCCGCCCGGTTCCTTGGGCCGGCTCGAGGATCTGGCGATTTTTCTGGCAGGCTGGCAGCGGCGCGACAGGCCGCGACTGGACCATGCACAGGCACTGGTGTTTGCCGGCAATCACGGCATCGTCGCGCAAGGCGTGAACCCATTTCCAGCCGAGGTGACGGCGCTGATGGTGCAGAACTTCCATCAGGGCGGTGCGGCGATCAACCAGCTTTGCGCGGTTGCGGGCGCGGCGCTGACCGTGGTGCCCCTCAGCCTTGATCAGCCGACTGCCGATTTCACCCAAGGCCCGGCCATGACCGCCGACGAGGTGGCGTCGGCAATGCAGGCCGGCGCGGATGCGGTCGATCCAACTGCCGATGTGCTGCTGTTGGGCGAGATGGGGATTGGCAACTCGACCGTGGCAGCCGCGCTGGCGGCGGCAAGCTTTGGCGGGGATGGGCGGGACTGGGTCGGTCCCGGAACCGGCGCCGAGGGCGAGGTGCTGTCGGCCAAGATACGCGCTGTTGGTGCAGGTCTGGCACGGCACAGTCCCGACGATACGCGTGGCACGCTGGCGGCCTTTGGTGGGCGCGAGCAGGCGGCGATTTGTGGCGCGGTCCTGCGCGCGCGCGAACTGGGCGTGCCGGTCATTCTGGACGGTTTCATCTGCACGGCGGCGGCGGCCGTCCTGACCCGCGATGACCCGCAGGCATTGGACCACTGCCTGATCGGTCACGAAAGCGCCGAGCCGGGTCACCGGCGCCTGATCGCGGCGCTTGGCGCGCAGCCGATCCTGTCGCTGGACATGCGTCTTGGCGAAGGTTCGGGCGCGGCGGTCGCACTGATGGTTTTGCGCGGCGCCGTGGCCTGCCATAATGGCATGGCGACCTTTGCCGAAGCCGGTTTCGGCTAA
- a CDS encoding TRAP transporter substrate-binding protein: MDRRAFMARASVGGAAAAATAGLAAPAIAQEAPSINWRLASSFPPSLDTIYGGAVELSERLSEATEGKFNIQVFAAGELVPGLGAIDAAGDGTVEVAHSVGYYNWGRDPAFACGADLPFTLSARAKSAYNYQGGGIEAYNEFLSKYNLVSYPGGNTGVQMGGWYRKEINTLADMQGLKMRISGLAGRVLEKLGVVPQQIAGGDIYASLEKGTIDAAEWVGPYDDSKLGFQKVAPYYYYPGFWEGGPTVGFFVGKDKWDALPEAYQSIFRTACQAVDSNMLAKYDMKNPTALKELYANGAELRPFSEEILTAAFQASNEVYAELSAENEDFKKMYEAVLPYRDDWYLYAQTAEYTFDTFMMIQQRQGNLAVGGGDAAAPAEDAAPAAAEGEAPANN; the protein is encoded by the coding sequence ATGGATCGCCGCGCCTTTATGGCCCGCGCATCGGTCGGAGGTGCGGCAGCTGCTGCAACCGCTGGCCTGGCCGCACCCGCAATCGCGCAAGAAGCACCGTCGATCAACTGGCGTCTGGCCTCGTCCTTTCCGCCCTCGCTGGATACCATCTATGGCGGCGCGGTCGAGTTGTCCGAACGCCTGAGCGAGGCGACCGAAGGCAAGTTCAACATCCAGGTTTTCGCAGCCGGTGAACTGGTGCCGGGGCTGGGCGCGATCGACGCAGCCGGCGATGGCACGGTCGAGGTTGCGCATTCGGTGGGCTACTACAACTGGGGCCGCGATCCGGCATTTGCCTGCGGCGCCGATCTGCCCTTCACGCTTAGCGCGCGCGCCAAGTCTGCCTATAACTATCAGGGCGGTGGCATCGAAGCCTATAACGAATTCCTGTCGAAATATAACCTCGTCAGCTATCCCGGCGGCAATACCGGCGTTCAGATGGGCGGCTGGTATCGTAAGGAAATCAACACGCTGGCCGACATGCAGGGCCTCAAAATGCGGATTTCGGGCCTTGCTGGCAGGGTGCTGGAAAAGCTGGGCGTCGTGCCGCAGCAAATCGCGGGCGGTGATATCTATGCCTCGCTGGAAAAAGGCACTATCGACGCGGCCGAATGGGTCGGACCCTATGATGACAGCAAGCTGGGCTTCCAGAAAGTCGCGCCCTATTACTACTATCCCGGTTTCTGGGAAGGCGGTCCGACCGTTGGCTTCTTTGTCGGCAAGGACAAATGGGACGCGCTGCCGGAAGCCTATCAGTCGATCTTCCGCACGGCCTGTCAGGCTGTCGATTCGAACATGTTGGCAAAATACGACATGAAGAACCCGACGGCGCTGAAGGAACTCTATGCCAACGGTGCGGAACTGCGTCCGTTCAGCGAAGAGATCCTGACCGCCGCCTTCCAGGCCTCGAACGAGGTCTATGCAGAATTGTCGGCCGAGAACGAAGACTTCAAGAAGATGTACGAAGCCGTTCTGCCCTATCGCGATGATTGGTATCTCTACGCTCAGACGGCGGAATACACATTCGATACCTTCATGATGATCCAGCAGCGCCAGGGCAATCTGGCAGTTGGCGGCGGCGACGCTGCGGCCCCGGCCGAAGATGCCGCGCCGGCAGCAGCCGAGGGCGAGGCACCGGCGAATAACTGA